A genomic window from Populus alba chromosome 19, ASM523922v2, whole genome shotgun sequence includes:
- the LOC118050630 gene encoding serine/threonine-protein phosphatase PP1 isozyme 3, with the protein MEQAVLDDIIERLLEVRGKPGKQVQLSESEIRQLCVESREIFLRQPNLLELEAPIKICGDIHGQYSDLLRLFEYGGFPPDANYLFLGDYVDRGKQSLETICLLLAYKIKYPENFFLLRGNHECASINRIYGFYDECKRRFNVRIWKAFIDCFNCLPVAARIDEKILCMHGGLSPELNNLEQIRNLQRPTDVPDSGLLCDLLWSDPSKDVQGWGMNDRGVSYTFGPDKVAEFLQKQDLDLICRAHQVVEDGYEFFANRQLVTIFSAPNYCGEFDNAGAMMSVDETLMCSFQILKPAEKKSKFKPGNTSTGVGVFGSTITAKPGNPPPGVKSFLGPNV; encoded by the exons atgGAGCAAGCAGTTCTTGATGATATAATCGAGAGGTTATTAGAGGTTAGAGGGAAACCTGGGAAGCAAGTTCAGTTATCAGAGTCCGAGATCCGGCAACTATGTGTGGAGTCTAGAGAGATTTTCTTGCGCCAGCCTAATTTGTTGGAGCTTGAAGCACCCATCAAGATTTGTg GTGATATCCATGGTCAATATTCTGATCTTCTAAGGCTATTTGAATATGGTGGTTTCCCTCCAGATGCAAACTACTTATTTTTGGGGGACTATGTGGATCGAGGCAAGCAAAGCCTGGAGACAATATGTCTTCTCCTTGCTTATAAGATAAAATATCCAGAAAACTTTTTCCTCTTGAGGGGAAACCATGAATGTGCTTCAATAAACCGCATATATGGTTTTTACGATGAGTGTAAGAGAAGGTTTAATGTTAGGATATGGAAGGCATTTATTGATTGTTTTAATTGCCTACCTGTGGCTGCACGAATTGATGAGAAGATTCTCTGCATGCATGGTGGATTGTCTCCAGAGCTAAATAATTTGGAACAGATTCGAAACTTACAGCGCCCAACTGATGTACCAGACTCAGGTTTACTCTGTGATCTTCTCTGGTCGGATCCTAGTAAAGATGTTCAGGGTTGGGGGATGAATGACAGGGGAGTTTCATACACATTTGGTCCTGACAAGGTGGCAGAGTTTCTTCAGAAGCAGGATTTGGATCTCATTTGCCGTGCCCACCAG GTTGTGGAGGATGGATATGAGTTCTTTGCCAACCGACAACTTGTAACTATATTTTCAGCGCCTAATTACTGTGGGGAGTTTGATAATGCTGGTGCTATGATGAGTGTGGATGAGACTTTAATGTGCTCTTTCCAAATATTAAAGCCTGCtgaaaagaaatcaaagtttaagCCTGGAAACACTTCAACCGGAGTAGGTGTTTTTGGGAGCACCATTACAGCCAAGCCTGGAAACCCTCCACCAGGAGTCAAG TCCTTCCTTGGCCCAAACGTATGA
- the LOC118050634 gene encoding uncharacterized protein isoform X1, translating to MRRGGGGGGGRGYGNYTNPCLTMHQPWASLLVYGIKRIEGRSWTTPIRGRLWIHAASKVPEEDTIKAMEDFYREIYAVNGITDLKFPEHYPVSRLLGCVEVVGCVKCEELASWEAVPEGVRLEGQTDFCWLCEQPQKLLVPFEMRGYQGVYNLERKIHEAAIRGLVPVKGPMPVKFPLPNPQDPFSLKPGSISVGFSDNKASVVEKSEGLSAAIAGARAAATQFNKKDQNLVSNTTTNSYSNSTSSGRPDSKSLEEDKMLESCSVGGSGEEASVPSKTEQLNPIKCEESSSRGQTREDLKQIPGASAKIFAAAVRGLKQS from the exons ATGCGaagaggtggaggtggaggaggtGGAAGGGGGTATGGGAACTACACGAACCCGTGTTTGACCATGCATCAACCATGGGCTTCATTGTTGGTATACGGCATCAAACGTATTGAAGGCAGGTCATGGACTACTCCTATTAGAg GCCGCCTTTGGATTCATGCTGCAAGTAAAGTTCCAGAGGAAGATACAATCAAAGCGATGGAAGACTTCTATAGAGAAATTTATGCAGTGAATGGCATTACTGACTTGAAGTTTCCTGAACATTATCCTGTTTCAAGACTTTTAG GGTGTGTTGAAGTGGTTGGCTGTGTGAAATGTGAAGAGCTAGCAAGCTGGGAGGCAGTACCTGAAGGG GTGAGGCTAGAAGGACAAACAGATTTTTGCTGGCTTTGTGAGCAGCCACAG AAATTATTAGTTCCTTTTGAGATGCGAGGGTATCAAGGTGTTTATAACTTGGAAAGGAAG ATCCATGAGGCTGCAATTAGAGGTCTCGTCCCTGTTAAAGGTCCAATGCCAGTAAAATTCCCTCTCCCAAATCCTCAAGATCCGTTTTCCCTGAAACCAGGTTCTATTTCTGTGGGATTCTCTGACAATAAAGCATCTGTTGTGGAGAAATCTGAAGGTCTCAGTGCAGCCATTGCTGGTGCACGAGCAGCAGCTACACAGTTCAACAAGAAAGATCAAAACCTTGTATCTAATACCACAACAAATAGCTATTCCAACTCCACAAGCAGTGGTCGACCAGACAGCAAATCATTGGAAGAAGATAAAATGCTAGAGAGCTGTTCAGTTGGAGGTTCTGGTGAGGAGGCCTCAGTTCCAAGTAAAACAGAGCAACTCAATCCCATTAAGTGTGAGGAAAGCAGTAGCCGAGGTCAAACTCGTGAAGATCTGAAACAGATTCCCGGAGCTTCTGCTAAG ATTTTTGCAGCAGCTGTAAGAGGGCTGAAACAATCATGA